One stretch of Chryseobacterium fluminis DNA includes these proteins:
- a CDS encoding winged helix-turn-helix transcriptional regulator, producing MKKNELMAYSCPLGKAMAALGSKWKPIIVLVIKDRKLRFGELAVRINVISRKVLTDQLREMEADGLVIREEFKEIPPRVEYSLTEKGLALLPIMYQLEEWETKYHVYDPEKEKDCKTLLESKKMKKAVV from the coding sequence TGGCTTACAGCTGTCCTTTGGGGAAAGCAATGGCTGCATTGGGAAGCAAATGGAAACCCATTATTGTATTGGTCATCAAGGACCGGAAACTTCGTTTCGGGGAACTTGCGGTAAGAATTAACGTTATCTCAAGAAAGGTTCTGACAGATCAGTTGCGCGAAATGGAAGCCGACGGACTGGTGATTCGCGAAGAGTTTAAGGAAATTCCTCCAAGGGTTGAATATTCGCTGACGGAAAAAGGACTGGCCCTGCTGCCGATCATGTATCAGTTAGAAGAATGGGAAACGAAATATCATGTTTACGATCCTGAAAAAGAGAAGGACTGCAAGACTCTTCTGGAAAGTAAGAAGATGAAAAAGGCTGTTGTTTAA